The sequence below is a genomic window from Thermococcus zilligii AN1.
TTCCAGCTTTTACCCCCTCGTATATGCCCCTCATGACCTTCTCCTGGTTTGTCTTGTTCGGCACCGCTATCTGGACGCCGTGTTCAAGGAGCGCTCTGTGGTAGATGAGGCCCTTGATGGTGCCGTCGGTTGCTATGAGGCCGACTTTCCTCAGCCCCATCTCCCGGACCACCTTGGCGGTCTCCTCCACCATGCTGACGAGGGGAATGCTTATAGCCCTCTGTATTGTCTCCGCGAAGAAGTGTGCCGTATTGCAGGGCATTACGATGAAGTCGGCGCCCCAGCTTTCGAGCTTCCTCGCGCTGGCTATGAGCTCCGGCCTCGGATCATCGCCGTGACCGAGTATAAACGCCGTCCTGTCCGGTATCTTCGGGTTGTTGTAAATGATTATCCTCGGGTGATCCTGGTCGCGCTTTGCCGGGGTCTTCTCGACTATCCTCCTGAAGAGGTCGGCCGTTGCCAAAGGGCCCATGCCGCCGAGGATGCCTATAACACGCCCGGCCATTCCCACCAGCCCTCACTCGTCCAGCCACACCGAGTCGTCGCCGTAGTAGTTAAGCTTCACCACGAAGAGCCTGAAGGGCTCGTCCTTCTCGTTGACGACCCAATGGACGGTTTTCGGCTTGACGAGGAAGATGTCGCCGGGCTTTGCTAAATACTCCGTCTCACCTATCCCGAGCCTCGCCTCACCACTTATTATGTAGAAGAGTTCGTACTGCCCATCATGGTAGTGCCTTTTGACTGTTTGGTTCGGCTTTATCTCGACTATCTGGGCGTAGCTTCCCTTTGGTAGCTCACCCTCGAAGAGCGGGAGCTTCCTGTAGGGGCCCCTATCGATGAGGTCTTTGATTTCGGCCTTCATGGTATCACCGGTGGTCTTTTGTGAAGGAGGATAAATAAATCATTCCCTCAATAGGCGAAGTCGGGCTCGCCTGAAACCCGTCAGTTGTCAGACACTCCACTTTTGAACCTCAAGACAAGCGAAAAAATTATAAGCATTAATGTCCTAATATTACACACAGATCTAGAGTAGGAAGGTGACCAA
It includes:
- a CDS encoding cysteate racemase → MAGRVIGILGGMGPLATADLFRRIVEKTPAKRDQDHPRIIIYNNPKIPDRTAFILGHGDDPRPELIASARKLESWGADFIVMPCNTAHFFAETIQRAISIPLVSMVEETAKVVREMGLRKVGLIATDGTIKGLIYHRALLEHGVQIAVPNKTNQEKVMRGIYEGVKAGNLELGRRLLLEVAKRLEKRSDGIIAGCTEASVALKPEDLSAPLIDPMDIIAEKAVKLALGEEELPEI
- a CDS encoding cupin domain-containing protein is translated as MKAEIKDLIDRGPYRKLPLFEGELPKGSYAQIVEIKPNQTVKRHYHDGQYELFYIISGEARLGIGETEYLAKPGDIFLVKPKTVHWVVNEKDEPFRLFVVKLNYYGDDSVWLDE